Genomic window (Subtercola endophyticus):
CATAGACGGCCATTCGAGGCGTCGGCGTGTAGGCCGCCATGCTGGCGACGTTGATCAGAAACCCGGAACCGGCAGCGATGAAGCCGGGCAGGAATGCGGAAGTCAGCCGCACAGGTGTCAGCACGTCGACTGTCAGTTCCTGAGTCAGTCGGTCGGGGTCTTCTGTCGTGAATGACCCGAAGGTTGCAAAACCGGCGTTGTTGATCAGAGACGTCGCAGTGAGGCCTGCGGCGGTGATGGATCTCACGAGATCGGCGGCGGCTGTCGGGGACGCAAGATCTTGCGCGATCGGCGTCGCGTTGATGCCGTACGCCTCATGGAGCTCGGCTGACAGTTGCTGCAGCCGATCGAGTCGTCGGGCGACCAGGATGAGGTTCGCTCCACGTTTCGCGAGTGCCAGGGCGAACGAGGCGCCGATGCCTGAACTGGCGCCCGTGATGAGAACGGTGTGCTCGTGGAAGTCGTTGAGAGACATGTGGCTCCAATACGCGGGTTGTAATTTGACACTGTACGCCGCACTGACACCGAGTGTCAATGAGGCATCGAGGGTAGGATGGCGTCATGAGTACCGAATCGTCGTTGTGGGCCCGATCGCGGCAAGCTGCGTTCGCCGAGATCACGAGCGTTGCAATGCGATTGTTTCTCGAGAACGGTTTCGAACAGACAACCATCGACGAGATAGCGTCGACCGCGGGAATTTCGCGCCGGTCGTTCTTTCGATATTTCGGCACGAAGGAAGACATCGTGCTCGGTGATTTGGCGAACCAAGGCGCTCTCGTTCGAGACGCCTTGGAAGCCGTGCCGCTCACCGTCGGACCATGGGATGCTCTCAGCGACGCCATGAATGCCGTCGGCGCCCTTGAAGTAGATCCAGGTGCCACGCTCAAGATCTCCAAGATGATGTACAACACTCCGTCGCTTCGATCGCGCAGGATCGAAAAGCATCTGCAGTGGCAATCGCTACTGGTACCCAACATCCGTCTCCGGCTCGGCACCGAGGCGGACGATCCGCAAGACCCCGCCGCAGATGCGATCGTCGCGACAGCGATCGCATGCCTAGACGTGGCCGGAGAAATCTGGACACGAGGCAACGGAATCACAGACCTCGCCGCGCTCTACGAAAAGTCCCTCCGCGCGGTGAGAGACCGATAGGCTCGCCGTCGCCTTCTGAAACGTCAGGCTGAGCTTTAGCCAAAGCGTGTTACCCGTAATCGACGCAAACGTTCCCGCTCATCCACATTTGGAGAAGTCGACTCGGCGTGCCTCGAACATTGCCGTATCGTACGCTCGGAACAACCCGACGCGTGCGAGCGAATCCACGCGTACCACCAGGGCCAGGAGGGGCAGGAGATCCGCTGTGCTGAAAGTGCTCAGCTACAACTTGTGGCATGGTCGCGCCCAGCGCGAGCTGGGGTCGCTCATCACGACCTACGCGCCCGATGTGCTCTGCGTTCAGGAAGCTTACTCATCGAGCCTGCCGACCCGGCTCGGCGACCTGACGCTGGCATCCGGTACGACCGGC
Coding sequences:
- a CDS encoding SDR family NAD(P)-dependent oxidoreductase; translation: MSLNDFHEHTVLITGASSGIGASFALALAKRGANLILVARRLDRLQQLSAELHEAYGINATPIAQDLASPTAAADLVRSITAAGLTATSLINNAGFATFGSFTTEDPDRLTQELTVDVLTPVRLTSAFLPGFIAAGSGFLINVASMAAYTPTPRMAVYGAAKAFILSFTESLWAETRGTGVTVFALSPGATSSEFNAVVGTDDATAGAKMRSPDQVVATALSHLAKRNPGPSVIDGGTNRITAPLLAFIPRRSTATIMHRMTDPARRATSSASH
- a CDS encoding TetR/AcrR family transcriptional regulator, giving the protein MSTESSLWARSRQAAFAEITSVAMRLFLENGFEQTTIDEIASTAGISRRSFFRYFGTKEDIVLGDLANQGALVRDALEAVPLTVGPWDALSDAMNAVGALEVDPGATLKISKMMYNTPSLRSRRIEKHLQWQSLLVPNIRLRLGTEADDPQDPAADAIVATAIACLDVAGEIWTRGNGITDLAALYEKSLRAVRDR